One Coffea eugenioides isolate CCC68of chromosome 2, Ceug_1.0, whole genome shotgun sequence genomic window, CTTGAACAAATGATCatccgagagagagaggagatggAAGCAATAGGCCTGATCCTCAGTCTCTCCAACCCCCTTGGACCCAccccaaaaagaagaagaagaaagaataaGAAAATGGAGACAAAAGGAAGagtggaaaagaagaaaaacttaAGATAGTCCTCAAAGTCACTTAATATGAAATCCAATTTAAAGGCGGTGGGCAAAAAATATTTGAAAGATGCTTTGACCGTGAGGTTGCAATATCCAGTAGAGGAAAATTCAGTAGAACAATATCCAAGACATCCAAATTCCAAGGCTGAGTAAAATGAAAACCATAGAGAACAAATCACCCAATCTACAGAAGGTACTCAATCTGCTGCACGTATCAACTGCCAAATGACTTTCCTCAGACAAGTATCATACTAACTTTCCAGCATGACAAGTTCATCTCTTGCAGATTGAACCTAAAATACCTCCCAACTTAACTTGCAATGAATCAAGTGACATAACCAGTCACTTTCAGTAGGAACAGCAATTAGCTGTTAAAACATAATGGAGTAGCATAGCGAAACTCACACAGCATTTCTCAACGTATCAGCAGTTCAAAACATAAGAAGACATCTTTAGTAAGTTCAATCAGCCCAACGttattcaaaattgataaaaacCTTTTTGTAGCTTATTTGGCCAAAGCTGTTCAGTTTAAGAATTTCATTCCGTATTCAAAAACGGAGCAGCAGTCATAGATTTAGAATAATATTGAAATGTTTTGTTGAATTATACATCCTCAATTGAAACCTAATTCTAACCAAGAATAATCATATCTTCACCATAGTAAATAAAACAATGCCAATTCACGACTTCCATTAACAAATTCATCATATACTAATAACACATTCTCCAAACCTAAATCATACTAATAAAACGGAAAAGTGTGCATTTTGGGGCAGAGGGGAGATGAATGGGGGGAGGGGTAAGAAGGTAAATGAAGCGACCTCAAGCTCGACCGAAATCATGGCGATGGGGATACAAAGGAGGAAGACGCCAGCCATGGCGATGGCAGTATTGCGCTTCCAGTGCTTGGGGCGGCAGTAAGGCCCACCAGGCATGCTCCAGACTTTGGTCCTAAAGTCGCCCGCTCCGCCGTGCCCGTGGGCCCCATCAACGTGGTGGTGATCTCCTCCGCCGGCCATTTCCGCACTCTGCCTAGTCCTTAGCTGTAGTGTGAATCACACGGAGTGTGTAGGAGGAGGATTTCTTTACGGAGAATTGAGATCCAAAAGGGCTGTATGGATATGGACCTTTTTTTTGGTGGGCTTGGGGGGTAGCGGGGTTGGGGAAGTGCGGTAATACTGATGTGTGGAATCTGGAGTCTGGTCGGACTGTCAGGTGTTAGCTACGGAGTCTAAACTCTGTTGCAGGGGATTTTCCGTTTTAGCCCTAACTAAAGCTAGTTCAATCAATACGAATACAGGGTATCGGAAAAGGGTATCAATACGAATGAAGGAATGGAATGAAATCCATAATTGATGTTTGGTTCACTGGAATGGGAATTGAAATCttggaatgatttctaaaaatttggtgtctctCCATTCCTTAGTAGAAGggtgggttttgtccaaaacccaaGTGTGATTCCAAGATTTCTTTACCGATTACAtattatttagtataattaatatttatatatattatatatatgtacatattataatatttacatatatataatattttattattataatattttattataatactaatatattatataaatatatattataattatttaattaaatataattatatttatataatatatattataaatttattaatattatataataatatatttataatatatatgtatatttataaatgctTATTATAtttgcatataattataatatatacatatatataatattaataaattatataattataattgtatttattattttaaacataataatatataataataactatatctaatattaatatgcattatatttatataaaatattagtacaatTAATTTGTATGTATTATGTAATTAtatagttatatttatattatagcatttatatatttaatttaattatatataatatttaatttaattagttacaaacttataataatattattattatttatatgtattatataatgtatattaatttatgtaatataattaatattatcaattatactaataattgcACATGTtgactaatagaaattattaattagttagattaaatttactaatacatttatactaatatatttaattagtgaaaatttcttgTATCCCATTTACAAAGAGCCAGTAACTATCATTTACGATGagatttataatatatttattatattccatTCCGAAAAGAGTCGAtgaaccaaacatcaactatagtaatgatacacattccaggtacttgaaccaaacaaatgtattggaatgaatgacctcattccaaacccaGGATATCCGATTCTGAATCCGAATCCGATACCGATGTACGAACCAAACGCCACctaagtttgtttggataagagtttatttggatgatttatttgagataattactgtagtactttttgtgatgtgatgtatgtgagataagaaggtgattggaaagataagaaggtgattgaaatttgtgaagtacatttttttatttgaaatcaaGCCTATCCAAAATTATGAGTCGGATTGGTTTCGCTTCTCAAACCAGCAGATTTCAAAACACCTCAAAAGTTTTCTAGAAGTTATTCCCACtgaatttactttttttttttttgaaaaaaactGCTATGTTTGAGAATCAAATGTGTTTTGGGGATTAATGTAcgttaatttttaaaaatttaactaTAGAAAATACTTTTTTATGTGTTaaacaattttttattatcattttcatCTAAATGGTTCCAAATTATGCTAAAATATACAAGAATAGTATAATATTAAGcacatttttgtattttttatcAAGTTACTGAAAAAActatttggattgtaaattattacACCTTATTTACACACACTAATTTGCTTgtatcatcaacacattttccaatcatctttttatcttacatacatcatataaaaaaaaataaaatgctacaatacttttttgaaaaattatctcaaataatttacaatcaaAACACACTGTTTTGATGCCTTTCCACATGGAAATTCATATATATAGTAattgataaaagaaaaagaacatgTAAGACGGCATTTTGaaaagaaaccaagaaaacatGATCGCAAGTCtaagatattttctttttcttttcatttttgtccAAATAGAATAAAACTTTGCATAAATTCAAGATGCCGTTTGGATTGAAGGAAAAAAACAATAAAGGAAATGAGAGGTTCTAGtgtaaaagagaagaaaggagaaTAAAAGAAATCAAAGTCAATAATGTATCATGTTGGATTGCAAAAGGGAATGAAATGAAACTATTAGTTACTTTTTTATTCATAATTTGAAAGTCTAATTTATAAACATATGTTaggtttttagaaaattttaaaattttcattaaccTCTTAATGTGTTTTTCCTCCATTTCCGCCCACTTTTGaatgcaaaatcaaactaataaaaaaataattggatATTATCTCTTTTTTTCCCTCCTTGTCCTTTCCTgtcttttctcaaaatctaatcCAAACATCGAAAATTTTATCTGTCTATTTCCTTTCCTTTGTCTTCCGttcccttaaaaaaaaaaaaaaaaaaaaaaagtgacttAAGTGATACCGAGTCACCAATTGACCAGCAACAAACTTGAATTTTCCACCCAACAAACATTACAAACTCGCAAAGCATGACTGCCTGAGCTACCTGCCACGGAGTTTATCCATTTCTTGATCTTTCACGGCATCATTAATCACAGCGGACCAAAACAAATTTGTCTGAATAACAACATCCAAATTAATTTGAAAGCAAACTAGTGCATCTTTTATTATTCATtgtttgaataaaaaaaataggagAAATATACGTGTagtaaattaattaaattttatattggCTTTGGCAAAATCAACACAACTATTGGGACTTATCATCATCTTCGACCTAATTTTTGGATTCTAAACCGGGTGAATCTAATAAAAAAAAGCATCATATATTCAAAATTACATTTAATAGGATTTTATGAAGATCGTACATcaatctttttccaaaaaaccTTCGAGCTGCTGTTTCAGgtatctttctttattttttcgaATTCCATTTGTTAACATGATGTCCTAATCTACGTGTCAAAaagtttttccttttaatttgaTTGTCCTTAAGGCACCagataaatatacaaaaaaataagGTAAGACAACTATTAAACGTTTAAAATTATCACCATCATTTAATATATTATCTTTCTATAAATGTACCAAACAAGTAGATGTCCAGTATTATCTTTCAATTTTCAGATGGGACAATGGCATTTAAACGCTTTTTTAAGTTACTTACACACCCTTATTATATATTTTGTCTACTGCCATACTTGTTTAGACTTGAAAAATACCCTAAAATGTATTGTAAAAAATTAAGAAAGGAAATGCGGATAAAGAGAATGAAGCGTTGAGTTGACACGTAATCATTCTCATGAAGAGTGAAAATTGGGTGTAtttggatagtaaattatttgagataatattttaaaaaatatactataatattatattttttttgaaatgaaatatataaataagagtaaattttatatacaccgTCAGTGCATACACTAATACGATTGGATGGATGATATGTgaacaaattttgaattttaaatttgaattttatataTGTGTCATATATCTAACGGTGATAGTCAGTTTGTTAGGATATGAGTTTATTTAGataatttatttgagataattactggaacactttttatgatgtgatgtatgtgaaatgaaaagataattgagaagataaaaaagtgattaaaatttatgaaataaattattttatttcaaatcttctcaatccaaacacactaagTGTGTATATTactagtgtatataaaattaatcttataaataaataaaatttgacaaataatcctcaaacacactttggttcgTTAAAAAGTCTAGGCTTTGACAGGTAATTTCACGTGCTCTCTCCTCGTCACCGTTCCCACTGTGGTTCACCATTCACACCAACTGGTCAGTGCGTTCTCGGACACAAAAGAAATTTCGACATCACCCCTGGTGCAGCCAAGATTCAAATGCTTTGATGAAAGGTATTGCTATTCCTCTGCTCtcacttcttttcttcttcactttttCATTAGTAGAAGTATTCTCTCCTCTATCAATGCTTGTTACAGAATTGAATTGTTTTCCTGGATCTGTTCTTGAAGATTAGATCGCGGAGAAACTTGATTGAGAACTCTTCTTCTGCAAATGTATGAGATTCTTGACAGCTGAAAATGTCTGATGCATGTAACTgtctttcttgattttggttgggTTCAGTTGTGCTTGAATTTTTTTGTTGTGGGAATTATCATGCATCTAGCTTAATCAGTGACAGATCCTTCTTTGAGGAATTATAGTTTTGACATGCTATCGGTTTTTCTTCAATTAGGATATCGGTGGTggctataattttttttctatatgATGATTGGGAGCAAAGCGAATTTGAATCATTTGTGAACGATACATGGAATCGGAAAAGCATTTCTCATGTAAAGATTAACTTATTTATGCTGGTTCTTGATTTTCCTTGATTCAGGTGATCATCAGCACTTCCTGATTTTTGCTTTTTTGTAGTCACTGCTCCACCATTTGAACCCTCTCTCCGGAAATATTGATCACCAagattttgtaaatttttttgaTGGACATGAAAGAGGATCAGAAAGATTTGAAGAGACTACTGTAACGCGTCATAAAGGACCACTGTGCAAATTTAATGCGGCATGTgaatctttctaaatattcggAGGTAAGAATCGTTATAACATTTCAATTTAATTGAGTGCTTGGCTGCTGGTAAATCTGATTTCCTGGTAGTTCTCATCTCTCTATGCGTTAATCTTAACGTTGTGTGCTAAATATTTGAAGAACCTCTGTAATTCTTGCATTAGTGACAACAAGCTGCATTTGTCTAATTTTTGGAATATCTTCGATAAAAATGTTGTGGATTGGTTTCTTTTTTAAAGATTCAGGGTAAAATGACAGCACTAGGTACCGTTTAACTGTCTTTTCTTTGTCTTTGATCCAGTAATATGCTAGTACGCCACTGAAAcaattttgacaaatttgaaaaatggaaGATGGGGAGCTTGATGTGAGGAGATGGGAGGACCTGGACATAGATATACTCGTGATGATATTTCAGACATTTGACATTGTCCAGTTGACCTCTGGGATTGGTCAAGTTTGTAGCACATGGCGCCTAGCTGCATGTGACCCTCTGCTGTGGAAAATGCTTGATCTGTCAATGCTGAAGTCTAATTTCATCAAGATTCCCTTAGAGCCTTATGTGTACGTGGACGGTCGGTCTGATAGAACGTTAACCCGAGTTTTGAAGATTGCCTTGAACCTCAGTCGTGGAAATATACTGACTTTGATTTTCCATTACAATCTATATGTCAGTGATGATCAATTGACCTATGCTGCTGAAAGGTATAATCCAAATAATTGCTATTCTTTAGAATATAATACCCTGGTTCACCAATATGCTAGTTTATTATTCATAATTTCTTGCCTTGATGATTTCATTGCTCTTTACATCCTTAGCAAACATTATTTTAGTGATTGGAGAATTATGCTCTGATTTGAATGTAAGGTGAAGTATCTTATGTTTCCGGAAAGTCAAATTTCTTTCAGCCTTTATCTGTTGAGACAGAAAAGTATGAGGGTACTGCATATTGGTTTTTGTTTAGAAAACCACCAGAAAGGTCAAAATTCTTTCTTAGTTTAGAACAGGCACAAAGGAGGCAGACACGAGTTGAAAGAAGATTATGAAAGCTAAGGATAGGGTGAAGGATGAGATAATGGGTAGAAACCATATTAGGTAGAAATCATCGGCTTGCAAGCAGACATATGTTAGGCTGCTCTTTCAAAATGTAAAATTAGTTCTGAAATGAAAACTTGCCCCAAGTCGATCCTTTGCTTTGCGCATCCTATGCTTTTTAGTGGTACTAAATTCCTTTTATGCCATAACAATGTCACTATTATGGTTTCAAGTTCTGTTGCCTTTGTATATGAATTCCTCGTGAGTCACTTGGACTGGGGATTCTCCTTAAGAATACATCTGGTGGAATTCTTCACTGTAACAGATCTCATCAGAGCAATAGGGCTATCTAGCTAAGAAGTTTCACTGAACCTTACTTCTATTAAAATTTGCACATCTGACATGTCTAATGTAGTCACATCCTGTGTTGTAGGTGCCCTCGTCTTAAACGCCTTGTTATGCCTGCTTGGAATAGAATAAAAAAGACCGGAATCTGTAAGGCAGTTCGTATGTGGAAAGATCTTGAGTCACTAACGATGCCTAGTATAGCAAATCCCCCATATCTCATGGAGGAAATTGGGAAGAACTGCAAGAAGTTCTCCGAACTCAAAATTATGGGTCCCTGTGATATTTTCTTTGCATCGTCGCTAGTCACATTTGTTCCAAATTTGAAAGTCCTCAGTCTTCGGTGCTCAATACTAGTTAGGGATGCCCTGATCATACTTCTGGATGGCTTACAACAATTAGAAGTGCTCAACATCTCCCATTGCCTACTTATTGAAGTTCCTACACCTCCTGCACCGAAAAAGGTTGTCAGTCAAATTGACGAGTTAATTCTGCAGAAGGCTTCTAGGTTACGCAATTTTATAACCTGCATGAATCAGTCATGCATTATGTGTCAACGCACTAGAAATGATGAAGGGCTGATAAGGTGGTACAAGTATGAAGAGGAGCTCTGGAAAGTAGATGAGGTGAAATCTCTTGCCATCTGACTATATATGGCACTCTGAGAAGTAGGTCAGATTAGGGATGCCTTGCTGTAGTTTTGCGACATATTTgaataaatcatataaataaACTTGTATAAGCCATCTATCCAATCACTGGATACGGATGCATCATCTGACCGTGTAGCAGTCTGCTGTGAGAGCTGGTTTTCCAGGTGAACTTCTAAGAAGAGAAAAGTTGTACTGATCTGTATCACCCTTGTACATAGATATTTCGTTTTTCTCATGTTCAGATCGTGTTTTTAACTTCGTACTAAATGTATACCTCATGTTGTGTCTATTGAAGTCTGCAGGGCTTCATGTCTAAACATGTTACTTAGCTCTTTCACTCCATCCCTACCCCAGTAGGGGTAAAACACTCCCTAGCCCCTGAGTTTATCGATATCTGACTTTTTTTTAGGCCTAACCAGTGTTCATTTGCTAAGGCCGCTTGTAATGCAGGTGCTGCATCCGTGCATTGGGTTTTGTTATTCCTGTGCATCGTTCTATGCAAGGGTGTTTGAACTATTTGTACTGCTTTTCCTATTCTAGAATGCAGTAGCAGATTAAGGCCCTGTTTGATAAGTTAGGTCCCGTTTGGATTACATTTTtcgtcatttttcatgaaaaaattactgtagcgatttgatgtatgtgaggaaaaaaggtaataggaaaatgtgttcacggaaaatgaagaaatttttctACGAAAAACAGCAATCCAAGCAAGGCCTTAAtttagcacttaaatttaatggaattagatcttaatatattcaggccgtttaataactaaaaattgaacatctgaattaattaaatggcaatgaattttttagataaaatttgttcccaaaattaagtgataagttatttacTTATCAGTGAATTTGATAtgtactcaaatgtattagatttaatatttaataatttaatggatttagaattcaaatttcaaatttaccaaacgcaccctaaaattttatcaaacacacagCCTTCAAGGGAgaaagggaaaaataaaaaaagacagTACAGCTGCTTGGTGGAAAAAAATAGTAGTGCCTCGTCTCGATTCTGTTTTGGCAGATGGTAGCCGGCACTTCTGCTCTTTTTAGGTATCAGACAAATGGgaatgaactttctatattCCCTTCTCAAGGTCGGTGGTatacatctttttttttttggcttgctCCATTGGGATTGGATGGGGTCCGTGGGAATAGGTGAGGGCATGGACGTCCAAATTCAGGCATTTCTTCAATTAATTTTGTTGTATCCTTGTCAATTTATGGTAAACATCTTTGTTGGCTGTGATCATGATGGTCATTCACTAACTTGTAGGATTACTTATAAGT contains:
- the LOC113761247 gene encoding uncharacterized protein LOC113761247, with amino-acid sequence MAGGGDHHHVDGAHGHGGAGDFRTKVWSMPGGPYCRPKHWKRNTAIAMAGVFLLCIPIAMISVELEQRPHMPVRPIPSQLWCKNFGKKDY
- the LOC113763814 gene encoding F-box/LRR-repeat protein At3g48880; amino-acid sequence: MEDGELDVRRWEDLDIDILVMIFQTFDIVQLTSGIGQVCSTWRLAACDPLLWKMLDLSMLKSNFIKIPLEPYVYVDGRSDRTLTRVLKIALNLSRGNILTLIFHYNLYVSDDQLTYAAERCPRLKRLVMPAWNRIKKTGICKAVRMWKDLESLTMPSIANPPYLMEEIGKNCKKFSELKIMGPCDIFFASSLVTFVPNLKVLSLRCSILVRDALIILLDGLQQLEVLNISHCLLIEVPTPPAPKKVVSQIDELILQKASRLRNFITCMNQSCIMCQRTRNDEGLIRWYKYEEELWKVDEVKSLAI